In one window of Mobula birostris isolate sMobBir1 chromosome 25, sMobBir1.hap1, whole genome shotgun sequence DNA:
- the LOC140187513 gene encoding uncharacterized protein isoform X1, translated as MVRIRNDSFQGMSVRLSIVDDFGEPRDLQSLYHRCTFETIPEANGSLLFITPYDGCFVNVVNNVVSMELRIDGIDESKRITVIERIPVNCSLPAKLTPVTAQSITEEKQPINVTVSANVKPIKPTTAPGPVTQAPVRPDKGTTAPGPVTQAPVRPDKGTTAPGPVTQAPVRPDKGTTAPGPVTQAPVRPDKPTTAPGPVTRESVRPDKGTTTSGPVSQPDKGTTAPRPVTQAPVRPDKGTTAPGPVTQAPVRPDKGTTAPRPVTRESVRPVKGTTTSGPVSQPVKGTTAPGPVTQAPVRPVKGTTTPGPVTQAPVRPDKPTTAPGPVTQAPVRPDKPTTAPGPVTQVPVKPNKGTTALGPVTQESVRPDKGTTTSGPVSQPVKPTTAPGPVTQAPVRPDKPTTAPGPVTQAPVRPDKPTTAPGPVTQAPVRPDKPTTAPGPVTQAPVRPDKPTTAPGPVTQAPVRPDKPTTAPGPVTQAPVRPDKPTTAPGPVTQAPVRPDKPTTAPGPVTQAPVRPDKPTTAPGPVTQAPVRPDKPTTAPGPVTQAPVRPDKPTTAPGPVTQAPVRPDKPTTAPGPVTQAPVRPDKPTTAPGPVTQAPVRPDKPTTAPGPVTQAPVRPDKPTTAPGPVTQAPVRPDKPTTAPGPVTQAPVRPDKPTTAPGPVTQAPVRPDKPTTAPGPVTQVPVKPNKGTTALGPVTQESVRPDKGTTTSGPVSQPAKPTTAPRPVTQAPVRPDKDTTAPEPVTQVPRKPEKATTAPGPVTQVPVKSDKPSTASGPVSQTPLKPAKYTTTPGPVTQPAKATTAPGLVSQAPVKLAEATTAPGPDTQAPVKPDKGTTAPGPVSQVPVKLAKDTTTPGPVTQPAKPSTAPGPITPVPVKPAKGTTFPGPITPVPAKPAKDTTTPGPVTQPAKPSTAPGPVTSAPVKPANATLPNQRSVEDRTPFCAVRAEDRVCCADIPLGEKACKAKGCCYDPDNKETPCFYGKTAYIDCTSKGLFTIVVPKVATVPSLELDSVILVNSTGSECVPVIRTAEFVVFSFPLNACGSVQTVAGPNVTYQVDVASHRRTLKGARGSITRDSTFRLRVKCFLSSNRDTSLTLRVNTPSPPSPVMGDGILNLEMRIAKDQSYSAWFVDGDYPLVKYLREPVYVEVRLLHRLDANIALVLHDCWATQTQDPHLGKQWSILVNGCPFYGDNYLTQLHVVNATSSVPFPTHHKRFEVKTFQFWNRKAQVFLSGKVYFHCSATVCPLSDMECVTTCNAGRRMIRNSDVRGSIEALDQGLVTLERPIIFTPEESDVADSYQENKPVGDSILLAVAVTLLVLSLITGLAVCWNCKQLHKS; from the exons ATGGTGCGGATTCGGAATGATTCCTTTCAAGGAATGTCCGTTAGACTCTCAATCGTGG ATGACTTTGGTGAGCCAAGGGACCTGCAGTCACTGTATCACCGTTGTACCTTTGAAACTATTCCAGAAGCAAATGGGTCCTTGCTCTTCATTACTCCGTATGATGGCTGCTTTGTAAATGTAGTG AATAACGTAGTGAGCATGGAACTGCGGATCGATGGGATTGATGAATCAAAGAGGATCACTGTTATAGAACGCATCCCAGTTAACTGCTCTTTGCCAGCTAAACTGACTCCAGTGACTG CCCAGTCAATCACAGAGGAGAAACAGCCAATCAATGTTACTGTTTCTGCCAATGTGAAGCCGATCAAACCCACCACTGCTCCTGGACCTGTCACCCAGGCTCCCGTGAGGCCGGACAAGGGCACCACTGCTCCCGGACCTGTCACCCAGGCTCCCGTGAGGCCGGACAAGGGCACCACTGCTCCCGGACCTGTCACCCAGGCTCCCGTGAGGCCGGACAAGGGCACCACTGCTCCCGGACCTGTCACCCAGGCTCCCGTGAGGCCGGACAAACCCACCACTGCTCCCGGACCCGTCACCCGGGAGTCCGTGAGGCCGGACAAGGGCACCACCACTTCTGGACCTGTGTCTCAGCCGGACAAGGGCACCACCGCTCCCAGACCTGTCACCCAGGCTCCCGTGAGGCCGGACAAGGGCACCACCGCTCCCGGACCTGTCACCCAGGCTCCCGTGAGGCCGGACAAGGGCACCACCGCTCCCAGACCCGTCACCCGGGAGTCCGTGAGGCCAGTCAAGGGCACCACCACTTCTGGACCTGTCTCTCAGCCGGTCAAGGGCACCACCGCTCCCGGACCTGTCACTCAGGCTCCCGTGAGGCCGGTCAAGGGCACCACCACTCCCGGACCTGTCACCCAGGCTCCCGTGAGGCCGGACAAACCCACCACCGCTCCTGGACCCGTCACCCAGGCTCCCGTGAGGCCGGACAAACCCACCACCGCTCCTGGACCCGTCACCCAGGTGCCTGTAAAGCCAAACAAGGGCACCACTGCTCTCGGACCTGTCACCCAGGAGTCCGTGAGGCCGGACAAGGGCACCACCACTTCTGGACCTGTCTCTCAGCCGGTCAAACCCACCACCGCTCCCGGACCTGTCACCCAGGCTCCCGTGAGGCCGGACAAACCCACCACCGCTCCCGGACCTGTCACCCAGGCTCCCGTGAGGCCGGACAAACCCACCACCGCTCCCGGACCCGTCACCCAGGCTCCCGTGAGGCCGGACAAACCCACCACCGCTCCCGGACCCGTCACCCAGGCTCCCGTGAGGCCGGACAAACCCACCACCGCTCCCGGACCCGTCACCCAGGCTCCCGTGAGGCCGGACAAACCCACCACCGCTCCCGGACCCGTCACCCAGGCTCCCGTGAGGCCGGACAAACCCACCACCGCTCCCGGACCCGTCACCCAGGCTCCCGTGAGGCCGGACAAACCCACCACCGCTCCCGGACCCGTCACCCAGGCTCCCGTGAGGCCGGACAAACCCACCACCGCTCCCGGACCCGTCACCCAGGCTCCCGTGAGGCCGGACAAACCCACCACCGCTCCCGGACCCGTCACCCAGGCTCCCGTGAGGCCGGACAAACCCACCACCGCTCCCGGACCCGTCACCCAGGCTCCCGTGAGGCCGGACAAACCCACCACCGCTCCCGGACCCGTCACCCAGGCTCCCGTGAGGCCGGACAAACCCACCACCGCTCCCGGACCCGTCACCCAGGCTCCCGTGAGGCCGGACAAACCCACCACCGCTCCCGGACCCGTCACCCAGGCTCCCGTGAGGCCGGACAAACCCACCACCGCTCCCGGACCCGTCACCCAGGCTCCCGTGAGGCCGGACAAACCCACCACCGCTCCCGGACCCGTCACCCAGGCTCCCGTGAGGCCGGACAAACCCACCACCGCTCCCGGACCCGTCACCCAGGCTCCCGTGAGGCCGGACAAACCCACCACCGCTCCCGGACCCGTCACCCAGGTGCCTGTAAAGCCAAACAAGGGCACCACTGCTCTCGGACCTGTCACCCAGGAGTCCGTGAGGCCGGACAAGGGCACCACCACTTCTGGACCTGTCTCTCAGCCAGCCAAACCCACCACTGCTCCCAGACCTGTCACCCAGGCTCCCGTGAGGCCGGACAAGGACAccactgctcctgaacctgtcACCCAGGTGCCCAGGAAACCAGAAAAAGCAACGACAGCTCCTGGACCCGTCACCCAGGTACCTGTGAAGTCGGACAAACCCTCCACAGCTTCTGGACCTGTCAGTCAGACACCCCTGAAGCCGGCCAAATATACCACCACACCCGGACCTGTCACTCAGCCAGCCAAAGCCACCACGGCTCCTGGACTAGTCAGTCAGGCGCCCGTGAAGCTGGCTGAAGCCACAACAGCTCCTGGACCTGACACCCAGGCACCAGTGAAGCCAGACAAAGGCACCACCGCTCCCGGACCAGTCAGCCAGGTGCCTGTGAAGCTGGCCAAAGATACCACCACACCCGGACCTGTCACTCAGCCAGCCAAACCCAGCACTGCTCCCGGACCCATCACACCAGTGCCTGTGAAGCCAGCCAAAGGCACCACCTTTCCCGGACCCATCACACCAGTGCCTGCGAAGCCGGCCAAAGATACCACCACACCCGGACCTGTCACTCAGCCAGCCAAACCCAGCACTGCTCCCGGACCCGTCACATCAGCACCTGTGAAGCCAGCCAACGCCACTCTCCCAAACCAAAGATCTGTTGAAG acagAACGCCGTTCTGTGCTGTCCGTGCAGAGGATCGTGTGTGCTGTGCTGATATCCCATTGGGTGAGAAGGCATGTAAAGCTAAAGGATGCTGTTATGATCCAGATAACAAGGAAACCCCTTGCTTTTATGGAAAAACTG CTTACATTGATTGCACAAGCAAAGGACTATTTACAATTGTAGTCCCCAAGGTTGCCACAGTGCCCTCCCTTGAGCTGGACTCTGTCATCCTGGTGAACAGCACAGGTTCTGAGTGTGTCCCTGTAATCAGGACAGCTGAATTTGTTGTCTTCAGCTTTCCACTTAATGCCTGTGGGAGTGTGCAAACA GTGGCTGGGCCGAATGTAACTTACCAAGTGGATGTAGCGTCTCACAGGAGAACCCTGAAAGGTGCTCGTGGCTCCATAACCAGGGACAGTACTTTCAG GTTGCGTGTGAAATGCTTCTTGAGCAGCAACAGGGACACTTCCTTAACGCTGAGGGTGAACACTCCTTCACCCCCATCTCCTGTGATGGGTGATGGCATCCTTAATTTAGAAATGAGGATAGCTAAAG ACCAGTCGTACAGTGCTTGGTTTGTTGATGGAGACTACCCACTGGTGAAATATCTCAGAGAGCCAGTGTATGTGGAAGTCCGTCTTCTCCACAGACTGGATGCCAATATTGCGTTAGTGCTGCATGACTGTTGGGCAACTCAAACACAAGACCCTCATCTTGGCAAACAATGGAGCATTCTTGTGAATGG GTGTCCATTTTATGGGGACAACTATCTGACCCAGCTGCATGTGGTCAATGCAACCTCCAGTGTGCCATTCCCAACACATCACAAACGGTTTGAAGTGAAAACATTCCAGTTTTGGAATCGGAAGGCTCAAGTGTTTTTGAGTGGCAAG GTTTACTTCCACTGTAGTGCAACCGTGTGCCCCTTGTCTGATATGGAGTGTGTTACAACTTGCAATGCTGGGAGAA
- the LOC140187513 gene encoding uncharacterized protein isoform X2 yields MVRIRNDSFQGMSVRLSIVDDFGEPRDLQSLYHRCTFETIPEANGSLLFITPYDGCFVNVVNNVVSMELRIDGIDESKRITVIERIPVNCSLPAKLTPVTAQSITEEKQPINVTVSANVKPIKPTTAPGPVTQAPVRPDKGTTAPGPVTQAPVRPDKGTTAPGPVTQAPVRPDKGTTAPGPVTQAPVRPDKPTTAPGPVTRESVRPDKGTTTSGPVSQPDKGTTAPRPVTQAPVRPDKGTTAPGPVTQAPVRPDKGTTAPRPVTRESVRPVKGTTTSGPVSQPVKGTTAPGPVTQAPVRPVKGTTTPGPVTQAPVRPDKPTTAPGPVTQAPVRPDKPTTAPGPVTQVPVKPNKGTTALGPVTQESVRPDKGTTTSGPVSQPVKPTTAPGPVTQAPVRPDKPTTAPGPVTQAPVRPDKPTTAPGPVTQAPVRPDKPTTAPGPVTQAPVRPDKPTTAPGPVTQAPVRPDKPTTAPGPVTQAPVRPDKPTTAPGPVTQAPVRPDKPTTAPGPVTQAPVRPDKPTTAPGPVTQAPVRPDKPTTAPGPVTQAPVRPDKPTTAPGPVTQAPVRPDKPTTAPGPVTQAPVRPDKPTTAPGPVTQAPVRPDKPTTAPGPVTQAPVRPDKPTTAPGPVTQAPVRPDKPTTAPGPVTQAPVRPDKPTTAPGPVTQAPVRPDKPTTAPGPVTQVPVKPNKGTTALGPVTQESVRPDKGTTTSGPVSQPAKPTTAPRPVTQAPVRPDKDTTAPEPVTQVPRKPEKATTAPGPVTQVPVKSDKPSTASGPVSQTPLKPAKYTTTPGPVTQPAKATTAPGLVSQAPVKLAEATTAPGPDTQAPVKPDKGTTAPGPVSQVPVKLAKDTTTPGPVTQPAKPSTAPGPITPVPVKPAKGTTFPGPITPVPAKPAKDTTTPGPVTQPAKPSTAPGPVTSAPVKPANATLPNQRSVEDRTPFCAVRAEDRVCCADIPLGEKACKAKGCCYDPDNKETPCFYGKTGGWAECNLPSGCSVSQENPERCSWLHNQGQYFQVACEMLLEQQQGHFLNAEGEHSFTPISCDG; encoded by the exons ATGGTGCGGATTCGGAATGATTCCTTTCAAGGAATGTCCGTTAGACTCTCAATCGTGG ATGACTTTGGTGAGCCAAGGGACCTGCAGTCACTGTATCACCGTTGTACCTTTGAAACTATTCCAGAAGCAAATGGGTCCTTGCTCTTCATTACTCCGTATGATGGCTGCTTTGTAAATGTAGTG AATAACGTAGTGAGCATGGAACTGCGGATCGATGGGATTGATGAATCAAAGAGGATCACTGTTATAGAACGCATCCCAGTTAACTGCTCTTTGCCAGCTAAACTGACTCCAGTGACTG CCCAGTCAATCACAGAGGAGAAACAGCCAATCAATGTTACTGTTTCTGCCAATGTGAAGCCGATCAAACCCACCACTGCTCCTGGACCTGTCACCCAGGCTCCCGTGAGGCCGGACAAGGGCACCACTGCTCCCGGACCTGTCACCCAGGCTCCCGTGAGGCCGGACAAGGGCACCACTGCTCCCGGACCTGTCACCCAGGCTCCCGTGAGGCCGGACAAGGGCACCACTGCTCCCGGACCTGTCACCCAGGCTCCCGTGAGGCCGGACAAACCCACCACTGCTCCCGGACCCGTCACCCGGGAGTCCGTGAGGCCGGACAAGGGCACCACCACTTCTGGACCTGTGTCTCAGCCGGACAAGGGCACCACCGCTCCCAGACCTGTCACCCAGGCTCCCGTGAGGCCGGACAAGGGCACCACCGCTCCCGGACCTGTCACCCAGGCTCCCGTGAGGCCGGACAAGGGCACCACCGCTCCCAGACCCGTCACCCGGGAGTCCGTGAGGCCAGTCAAGGGCACCACCACTTCTGGACCTGTCTCTCAGCCGGTCAAGGGCACCACCGCTCCCGGACCTGTCACTCAGGCTCCCGTGAGGCCGGTCAAGGGCACCACCACTCCCGGACCTGTCACCCAGGCTCCCGTGAGGCCGGACAAACCCACCACCGCTCCTGGACCCGTCACCCAGGCTCCCGTGAGGCCGGACAAACCCACCACCGCTCCTGGACCCGTCACCCAGGTGCCTGTAAAGCCAAACAAGGGCACCACTGCTCTCGGACCTGTCACCCAGGAGTCCGTGAGGCCGGACAAGGGCACCACCACTTCTGGACCTGTCTCTCAGCCGGTCAAACCCACCACCGCTCCCGGACCTGTCACCCAGGCTCCCGTGAGGCCGGACAAACCCACCACCGCTCCCGGACCTGTCACCCAGGCTCCCGTGAGGCCGGACAAACCCACCACCGCTCCCGGACCCGTCACCCAGGCTCCCGTGAGGCCGGACAAACCCACCACCGCTCCCGGACCCGTCACCCAGGCTCCCGTGAGGCCGGACAAACCCACCACCGCTCCCGGACCCGTCACCCAGGCTCCCGTGAGGCCGGACAAACCCACCACCGCTCCCGGACCCGTCACCCAGGCTCCCGTGAGGCCGGACAAACCCACCACCGCTCCCGGACCCGTCACCCAGGCTCCCGTGAGGCCGGACAAACCCACCACCGCTCCCGGACCCGTCACCCAGGCTCCCGTGAGGCCGGACAAACCCACCACCGCTCCCGGACCCGTCACCCAGGCTCCCGTGAGGCCGGACAAACCCACCACCGCTCCCGGACCCGTCACCCAGGCTCCCGTGAGGCCGGACAAACCCACCACCGCTCCCGGACCCGTCACCCAGGCTCCCGTGAGGCCGGACAAACCCACCACCGCTCCCGGACCCGTCACCCAGGCTCCCGTGAGGCCGGACAAACCCACCACCGCTCCCGGACCCGTCACCCAGGCTCCCGTGAGGCCGGACAAACCCACCACCGCTCCCGGACCCGTCACCCAGGCTCCCGTGAGGCCGGACAAACCCACCACCGCTCCCGGACCCGTCACCCAGGCTCCCGTGAGGCCGGACAAACCCACCACCGCTCCCGGACCCGTCACCCAGGCTCCCGTGAGGCCGGACAAACCCACCACCGCTCCCGGACCCGTCACCCAGGCTCCCGTGAGGCCGGACAAACCCACCACCGCTCCCGGACCCGTCACCCAGGTGCCTGTAAAGCCAAACAAGGGCACCACTGCTCTCGGACCTGTCACCCAGGAGTCCGTGAGGCCGGACAAGGGCACCACCACTTCTGGACCTGTCTCTCAGCCAGCCAAACCCACCACTGCTCCCAGACCTGTCACCCAGGCTCCCGTGAGGCCGGACAAGGACAccactgctcctgaacctgtcACCCAGGTGCCCAGGAAACCAGAAAAAGCAACGACAGCTCCTGGACCCGTCACCCAGGTACCTGTGAAGTCGGACAAACCCTCCACAGCTTCTGGACCTGTCAGTCAGACACCCCTGAAGCCGGCCAAATATACCACCACACCCGGACCTGTCACTCAGCCAGCCAAAGCCACCACGGCTCCTGGACTAGTCAGTCAGGCGCCCGTGAAGCTGGCTGAAGCCACAACAGCTCCTGGACCTGACACCCAGGCACCAGTGAAGCCAGACAAAGGCACCACCGCTCCCGGACCAGTCAGCCAGGTGCCTGTGAAGCTGGCCAAAGATACCACCACACCCGGACCTGTCACTCAGCCAGCCAAACCCAGCACTGCTCCCGGACCCATCACACCAGTGCCTGTGAAGCCAGCCAAAGGCACCACCTTTCCCGGACCCATCACACCAGTGCCTGCGAAGCCGGCCAAAGATACCACCACACCCGGACCTGTCACTCAGCCAGCCAAACCCAGCACTGCTCCCGGACCCGTCACATCAGCACCTGTGAAGCCAGCCAACGCCACTCTCCCAAACCAAAGATCTGTTGAAG acagAACGCCGTTCTGTGCTGTCCGTGCAGAGGATCGTGTGTGCTGTGCTGATATCCCATTGGGTGAGAAGGCATGTAAAGCTAAAGGATGCTGTTATGATCCAGATAACAAGGAAACCCCTTGCTTTTATGGAAAAACTG GTGGCTGGGCCGAATGTAACTTACCAAGTGGATGTAGCGTCTCACAGGAGAACCCTGAAAGGTGCTCGTGGCTCCATAACCAGGGACAGTACTTTCAG GTTGCGTGTGAAATGCTTCTTGAGCAGCAACAGGGACACTTCCTTAACGCTGAGGGTGAACACTCCTTCACCCCCATCTCCTGTGATGGGTGA